One window from the genome of Gimesia aquarii encodes:
- a CDS encoding terminase small subunit: MGKKSAKRSSKRATSKRTTSKTKKTAKKQAPVKKTEPVKCVIGFTAAAERWDVSDKTIQNWIKKGLPVSGTQRKRVFDVSECDAWVASYRDEKADRESQKLNEELKKEKLLQEKLKRKDLERKDLIADEKLISREEYELFAAECVIEARDQMLTLPKEMRRHLCKKCQSKVKEMQTMIEQALQRLSEIEEGPKK, translated from the coding sequence ATGGGCAAAAAATCAGCAAAGCGATCGTCCAAAAGAGCCACTTCAAAACGCACCACCTCAAAAACGAAAAAAACAGCTAAAAAACAGGCTCCAGTGAAAAAAACGGAGCCGGTCAAATGTGTCATTGGATTCACTGCTGCTGCCGAACGATGGGACGTTAGCGACAAGACGATCCAGAACTGGATCAAAAAGGGACTTCCGGTTAGTGGAACTCAACGAAAGCGAGTTTTCGACGTTTCTGAGTGTGATGCGTGGGTGGCATCTTATCGCGATGAGAAAGCAGACAGAGAATCCCAGAAGCTCAACGAAGAACTCAAAAAAGAGAAGCTGCTCCAGGAGAAATTGAAGCGAAAGGATCTGGAGCGTAAAGATTTAATCGCAGATGAAAAACTGATCAGTCGGGAAGAATACGAGTTGTTTGCTGCGGAATGTGTGATCGAGGCCCGCGACCAGATGTTGACACTACCAAAGGAGATGCGGCGGCATCTCTGCAAAAAGTGTCAGTCAAAAGTGAAAGAGATGCAAACAATGATTGAGCAGGCATTGCAGCGGTTATCTGAAATCGAAGAGGGACCGAAAAAATGA
- a CDS encoding DNA methyltransferase, which translates to MQRLVQCAPTGGITLDPFCGSGTTLVASALEGHQAIGFEASEEYREISARQIEAAQRGKLLKFERKITVEFS; encoded by the coding sequence ATGCAGCGACTGGTTCAATGTGCGCCGACCGGCGGAATCACCCTGGATCCGTTTTGCGGATCCGGAACGACATTAGTGGCCTCCGCTTTGGAAGGTCACCAGGCAATCGGTTTTGAAGCCTCTGAAGAATATCGTGAAATTTCCGCTCGACAGATCGAAGCTGCTCAACGGGGAAAATTATTAAAATTCGAACGCAAGATCACAGTTGAATTTTCATAG